Sequence from the Fusarium oxysporum Fo47 chromosome VI, complete sequence genome:
AATATCGCCACTAATGGCACACTGGCGTTGGAGCGGATCCATGGGACAAGCTCTTTTGCTTGAGGAATAGTCAAGGGTACATCAACGAGTACAGCTGCTTGACTACCCACAATCAAAGACGATACCATATCTTGAGCAATGCCATGGCTGATGCGGGTTTCGACTCGAAGCCGTGTAGGCGCCATTGTTTGCTTATCCGAATTGTACTGTTATGATGTGTAAAGAGACTAGGTGAAACCGTGGAAACTGCCCCGTACGTTGTGAGAAAAATGCATCTTCCCCATCTATCCCACTCGGTTGTCTTGAATTGTCTTAGTCAGAAACCTTGTGAACGGACCAGCTGACCAAAAATGTTCGCGTCTCAACATTGAGGTGCCAGAGATAATCACAAACATCGCGAGCAGTAACAATACACCCTTAACTGATGAAGCTGGCGATAGATGATAATTCTAATTTTGTGAGCCTGATAGCTTCCAAAAACTATATAGCAGAGGGTATCTACGATCGCTTGTAACGCCTGGTCATACACTTTCTCTTCACCCTGCACGCCGGCCCTATATTCAATTTCAACCTCTTGTTAATCGGCGACTAAGTCTCTGAGACTGGTGCACTAGTCtgctcaaggttgaggagcgGGAAGGCGTGTTCTTACCCAAAGACAGGCTTTATGTTCCTCGCTCTGCAATGCGCCACAGCATCTCGTCATACTGAAGCGGGGTTGCGGCGTTTTGCAAAATTGGAACAAAACTCTAGTCCCTTACCAACCAACTCACGGTTTATACCCTGCCCCATTTGTACACAAGCATGCTCTACTTGTTCTTTTGCAATTCCTCAAAGCTCTAGTAGTTATCGACGTGTAAATTCCAATGCTTGTGAGCCACAACAGCAGTGGACCGTCCCCGAGGCGCAAGCGCTCTGTAATTTCGTGCAGGGAGTGTCAGCGACGTAAACAAAAGGTATTGGCACTTGCGTTTAACAAGGCACCCCAGACTAACGTTGTACTGTAGTGCGACCGTCGCCAGCCATGTGCTCATTGTATGAAACGAGGTAAAGCAGTAAGCGTGTTCGTCTCCCTAGGGACATGCCATTTGCTGAGGAAACAGGACGTCTGCCTCTATGATTTGGATGCCAACCGCGCACCCTTTACTTTCCTCCCTGTCGAGCTCCAGGACCAATCCATGAACGGCGTCTTGCAAGCATGCCCAGAACCAATTCCACCCGCCTCGGGCGTTGTGCCCGATGAGTTCAAACCATTGGGTTATGGCGACAATACAAAAGGAACACCAGGAGTCCTCCGTAGCCTGGGGGAGTCTGCAAATCTTTTGCATCAAGTACCGCCCAGGGACTGTCCTGCCCCTAGTGAATACATGAGCATAATTCGAGAACTTCCGTCTCCAAGACACATAGACATTCTCGTGCAAGACTTCTTCAAAAATGTAGCATGGCACTACGATATCGTCGACGAAGCTACCTTTATCAATCAACTTGCTCAATGGGGCCGCCTGACCCATGTTCAATTCAAAGGAGGACCAGACGCCTTACCGGCCACCCTCCGATCTTTCCCTGCTCTGCTCTTCCAAGTTCTAGCACAAGCCCTGCTTTTCCAACCCGCACAATATAATGAGAGCCTGAATGACCTGAAGTATGCCGTCGATATGGAGTTGTCAGATCGGGCGGCGGAATACAGTGATGCGGGTCGTCGACTCGCTTCATCTTTCAGAAAGAGCGAGCCCACTCTCGCGGGAGTGCAGGCTGAGCTGATGCGAGCTTGTTTTGAAAAGACCACAGGGGCAGTAATCGAGGCATGGCACACGCTCGGAACTGCTATCCGCGACGCTCAAGAACTCGGTCTACATCTGATAGAACCAGAGTCAACGACATACTCGAAAACTGAAAAGCCATCGGATCGCGAATTGGGCCGCAACGTCTGGCTTATCCTTCACCTCTGGGATGCTCATATGGGTATTGTACTTGGAAGACCCATGTCGACAAGCATGAGTCCCAACGACGTGGCCTTGCCAATGTCATCAAGGGACAGCTCTGGCAAGCAAAGGCCACCGCAACCTCGCGACGTCATCTTATGCGGCTATCACACGGCTTACAAATTCTTACAGGACATTCATAATCTCGATAAAGTAGATGACTGGCGTGTCCCAGTTGAGAAAATCCACGAAACTATTCTTACTAATATTGCGAATCTTCCCGCATGGACGACAGCCCAGAGATCACGCCAGGGAGAGCCTCCTTGGCTTTCTACGGCCTTGGAAACAATGTTCACTAATGTGCACTTTGTCGTCTTTGCTTTGCATCGACCCTTCATCTTTGCAGATCCGAGCAGCCGCCACAAGGCCTTTCACGCGGCGATGCAAATCTTGGAGTCTCAAGGCCGTCTATTCGACCAGACAGAGCCTTTACAGTACAAAGCGTTTAGTTTGGTGTTCGCGACGTTTGACGCGATGGTGCTCGTTGCAGCGGTGCATATTCGCTTTCCGAATGAACTAAGGGAACAGTTTGCAGCGACCAGGAGGAATCTTGAGTTGGGCATCGAAAGACTGAAGTCTTTGCACGCCAGGAAGAATGTTCTTGCCAATTCCGCACTCAGAATTATCGAACGGCTGTATCGAAAAATGCTTGCTGTTGTGTATCCGGAGGAACCCTTGGGCCATCATCAGGGAGGTACTGATGGTAGAAACTTTATGACCATGGAGGCAGAGACGGTGGGAACGAACTGGGACACCATTCTACAACCTGACCTTGGAGATGTGTTGGTTCCTCAACCAATGAACGAACTATTGCGCAGCGGGTATTTCGCTCAGTCTTTGAGCATAGGTCCTTCATATCAAACAGCGTATGGGCAACATCAGTTCGGGACCGACATTATGGACAGTTTTGGAAGTGATCTGATGCCTTATCACAGCACAGACGACACATTACATCGCGCCAAGTAGCCTCACATCACGTTTCGAAACACGAATGTTTGCGGCCAAGAATAGTCCTACATAATACAATTTGAAATGCGCCACTGTGGTGTTTCCGCTTATCTCATTCAAAACTCTCGGCGGTATTAGAATATCCATTATATTGTCCTTTTAGCCTTGgttcttcttttctcattCGATTTCTCACACTTTTGATGCGAGTCTATTGCTACCATGGGCGGCGGCCGCCTTAATCAGCAACAACGTCATACAAAGAGCTAGGGCGATCTCATGACATTACTAAATCCCCGGGGGCTCCTCGATGACGCTAAGGAGCGTAAAGCTATAGGGACTTACAAGGATACCATCGGCTTTCGGTGATAGATATCGGGGAGTTGTTAGGGTCGTCGGGACTGACGGACTAGTTGGCTGCTAACTCCGAAATTCGAGATGGGGTAATCAAAAAAAATGTTTACGCCTCCCAATCAGGAGGAAAGGCTAAGTGGTTACAGGGTTGGTTAGTTTCGCTGGTATGTCGTTTTCCCGAAACCTTAACAACAGCCTCTCACTTTCCAACTGGCCATCTTAGAATTTCACATTCAAAGCCGATAGGTAATAGGATGGCTCAACATGCGACGGGACTATAA
This genomic interval carries:
- a CDS encoding fungal-specific transcription factor domain-containing protein, producing MLVSHNSSGPSPRRKRSVISCRECQRRKQKCDRRQPCAHCMKRGKADVCLYDLDANRAPFTFLPVELQDQSMNGVLQACPEPIPPASGVVPDEFKPLGYGDNTKGTPGVLRSLGESANLLHQVPPRDCPAPSEYMSIIRELPSPRHIDILVQDFFKNVAWHYDIVDEATFINQLAQWGRLTHVQFKGGPDALPATLRSFPALLFQVLAQALLFQPAQYNESLNDLKYAVDMELSDRAAEYSDAGRRLASSFRKSEPTLAGVQAELMRACFEKTTGAVIEAWHTLGTAIRDAQELGLHLIEPESTTYSKTEKPSDRELGRNVWLILHLWDAHMGIVLGRPMSTSMSPNDVALPMSSRDSSGKQRPPQPRDVILCGYHTAYKFLQDIHNLDKVDDWRVPVEKIHETILTNIANLPAWTTAQRSRQGEPPWLSTALETMFTNVHFVVFALHRPFIFADPSSRHKAFHAAMQILESQGRLFDQTEPLQYKAFSLVFATFDAMVLVAAVHIRFPNELREQFAATRRNLELGIERLKSLHARKNVLANSALRIIERLYRKMLAVVYPEEPLGHHQGGTDGRNFMTMEAETVGTNWDTILQPDLGDVLVPQPMNELLRSGYFAQSLSIGPSYQTAYGQHQFGTDIMDSFGSDLMPYHSTDDTLHRAK